The Gambusia affinis linkage group LG09, SWU_Gaff_1.0, whole genome shotgun sequence DNA window AAGACAGTCCAGTTACAGTAtaacaaaatacttttgtaCAGACTAGAACAGCAGTTCCTATGTTGACACATTGCGAGCCATGTTTTCATGAAGGAAAACAGGCCCATGGCTCAGTTCTGTGATGCAAAGTGCAGGCGCCATGTCTGCATTTGTAAGCAGTTGGATGAGTTAATGCTGGAACGACTAACTGGAATGAGGATCCTGGAAAAAATTGGCTTCCGTTTTGTGGAGAGCTGCCGGTGAATCATGGCAGAGGATTGTTTCACGTTTCGTTATTTAGATTAGCAGAAAGTACAGGCCTATGATTAATGAATCATTTCTGAGGTCCCCATTTAATTTTTCCACTTGTCACAACACTGAAGTGTTTTTATATGTCAGTTTCAGGCCTGCAGGCAGCATCTATCGTAACTGATAACATTCCAGGTAAGAGATCCAGCAAATGTGCATCAGAAGTTCACTAAACAACATGAATGCCAGAGCTTTGTCCCTGTGGAGAGCTATTTGTAGGAGGTCCGGGCCTCTCTCATTGACCTGTCATATGGCATGGAGGCGAAGAAGGAGTTCCGCAGCTGGCAGTTGATGAAGAACACAATCAGCAGGAccagcaggaaaagcagcagGCACATGACGATGTAGGTGATCAGGTCCGGTTTGTGCAGCTCGCCCTCCCGGAGGCCCCCTCCGCCGCCGCCCCTTCCAGTGGTGGGTCTTAGAAGGGCGGCCACGCTCACCGAGCCGGTATTGGAGGCATTTAGGGACGAAGGGGCTTGCGTCGTGGACTGGGCCATTAGCACCAGGTCGAAGTCCGGGGAGTCGGTGGAGTTCAGGAGTATTTGTCTCAACATGACGCCCTGTGGGTTCACCGAAGGTCGGCTACaggaaaccaaacaaacaaacaaattatacAACTGACTGACAGCTCAATTATTTACACAGCGCATCTAGTGTTTGATTCAAGGCAGATggaaaaaagaagcagcttccgagtagaaatgttttttttattattattattttaagaaaatatatatatcccGTCAAAACACGTGCATTCAGAAAGATAATTATGatattagcaaaataaaacataaagtagtCAAGTAGGTCCTAACAGGAAATAATGGCCTTATAACATTGATTATTCcacagggggggaaaaaactaatttacttTGGTGTGAGCTGCGAAGAGTTCCGCAGGTGATCTGAAGAAGTCAAAATCAAGGTTCCACATTCCTTAGTGTCCCCGACTCTGATCCAGCGCCGCCAAGGACGAGTCGGCCCCTCCGTCGCTCGTCGACAGTTTCTTATCGGCGTCCACGGGTGCTGAGTGGGTCCTGGTGGCTGCTGAAACGCCGTCTCCCGTCACAGTAAGAGGATGCAACCAAATCCACGTGTGGAGACGGTACGAAACCAAAACATTGTCTCACCAGCAATCGTCCCGTTTCACAGCCCACTCTTTCTACTAGAACATTATCCAGATGAATTGGGAATTTGAAGTTGAGCGACGAGCGCCGGTGCGCACACATGTAGCCAGGCTTGTGCGTCGCGGACCGCCTGGATGCGCGCACAGGACTCAGCATGCGATCTCCGTCGCCCGCCCTCCTGGTTGCCCTTTTTATCCTGTAAAGAATCGATGCGTGTTGATTTGATACTATTCCGACGGCCTGCCCTTACGAGTTCATCGACTCAGTGTCACTAAAACGAGGTGAAAGGCGAGAATTAATGGATAGCAAAACACACCAGCGCGCCAGGTCATGAACAGCTTTCTATCCTCTCCCTGGGCTGCATGTTAGTCACACAGagaggggggagagagaggaaaagagagagagaattgCAGATCAGGAGGCACGCGCATCCCCGGACACCACGTCTCTATCTATTCCATCTGTTTTCCCTGTCCATCTTTTTTCGGTTCATAAAGGCTCGTTTTCAGAGGGGTGATAGGAAGTCCATTCCCAACTCTGGTCCATTTCTGGGCCGGCATGGGGAATGTCTCACACTGGGGTGATGAGAGAGCAGTGGAAAGGTGTGACTGGAGGGTGCATGTATTACCTCAAAATGGACGATTAACCTACAGAATAGACCAACCTTCGTTTGTGATGTGTTCCTTCAAAACATAACCTTCAAAGTGGTTAAGAttataagaaaaacacaataaaatgcgAGACAATAAGATAAGGCAAATATGATGCAAAGCAGAATCAAACGtgagtcaaacagaaaacacacaagagATGAATCTCCAGGTGTGTCCAAAAAATTTGTAAAAGGTAGTTTTCTCGATTTTTCAGAGGAATATTGTTGCACAGCACAAAGCCCCCAGAGAAAAAGCACAGACTACTTTTTCAGTCTATATTGAGGAACAAACAAAAGATCTTGATCAGAAGACTTTAGAGGTCTAATGGGAGTGCATGATGTTATCAGATTGTTGATGTAAGTTGGAGCCAAGTGATGGATTGTTTTGTGGATGAGGAGAAGGAGTGCCACTGGTAGCCAGAGAAGGGACATGAGACCTGTAATCATGTGAGCATGGATGGAGTGTTGGTAAGAAGTTCTGCAGATGAGTTTTAGAGCATCTGCAAGCAGGAAGCTGACTCATTATTTAAGCAGGAATAGACAGAGTTGCAGCAATGTTGGAGTAATGAAATGCAAGAATTACTGTTTCCATAAGGCAGGAGGCTACTTATTTAATCACTTAGAGGAAAATAGCTACAATAAATAACAGATCTAAATTGTCATGTGTTTTATATTATACACTTGGCTCTAATGGATCAGACAAAATTATTGGGAATGTTCTttagtgcaaaaaaagaaagaaagaatgaaactagaacatttgtttgtaattttggtGGAGGAAATTAAGAGTTATCTTGTTAATAATAACTGAAAAGCATTGCTGTTAAGTTGCGATCTTTTTATGATGAACTAAATCTTTGAAGGAGGTGacccaaggaaaataaatacaaagaaaaaggtCCAAGCATCAATACCTGCGGGATGCCACGGGTGAATACCAGGGAAGAGTCCAACTCATCAGTTGTCACATAAGATAACTTGATCCCTGACGGAATCAACAGAACTGTACGAGAAATGTTATGATCTTATCATAATTCAATTTGTAAAGGACCCACGCGTAAAGATCTTCAGGGGGATGagtatttaattaaatgaaaataaaggatAATAAACATAAGTAGATAAGCAGTTAAGGAAGACtgattgaaatgaaaacatgtttgatagaaacagaaataattaataactatGGTTTAGCACcaataaacaagaataaatagTCTTTGTCTTTCACaaagaatattttactttgtttttttgagacaataaagAACTGTTTTATTCGATTTGAATTCAAGAGATACTTTAACTTTTTTCCCTTCAGATTTTAGATAAAATGTGAATCTGAGACGTAGGTCAGTAATTTATTAGCGACTGTAGGTTCAAATGAGGATTCTCATAAATGGATTTAACTGAAACTATTTTAAGTAATCCATGTACAACACCAGTGCTAAGAGTGTTCATGACCAGCAGACGTGGCCCAAAGACAGAGCAGGATTTTACAAGGACCCTTGGGGTCATAACAATATCAAGGGCCAACATATTTCATAGTCcctcattaaaacagaaatattatcaAAGCAGAATGACTTAGCAGAGAATGGTGCAGAGCTGTGGTTGAAAAGATTAGGGAGAATGAAGAATGTTCTCATCTTTAATCGCTTAGTCAATGAAAAAGTTCTCCTAGGAAACTCAATTGCTACCTCAATGATCAAACTTCTCCTAAGTTAAGTTTTGACCAAAATCCCAATTGTTGTGAGTACTTGACCCActgatttgtttgctttctctGTGAAAGGCGTCTGATATCATCAGATGCTTAAGTGAAGGTGCTGAAGGTGCAGTGTGTATACAAGGCACTGACCTGTTTCATATTCATCTGCATCTGCTCTCTTTCAACTGAATTAAACCGGTAAGCCTAAAACACAAGAACAGAGgagcaaatacacaaacaaacgTACATACAACACGTCTCAATCAACAACCAACATTAATGACATATTGACACAAGcaaaatgatttacaaaaacaaagaaaatcagcaaATAATCCATGCTACTTTGCGAGGTCCTGCTGTCCTGCTGTCCTGCTGTCCTGCTGTCCTGCGCCTGCATTACGGCACACCAGGAAGAAGATTACAACAATCCAGTATCTGGGAGAATGTGTGTCGCCTGGGAAATCTGAAAACAGCCCGAAGGGTTGTTGGAACAGTAGTTATTGTGATTTATAAGGAGATTACAGTTTAATACGGCatctctttattattctttaatattCTTCATCGcggtttttctcattttctttgacTCACTTTATTTTAAGAGGATTACTTTTGTTTCAAACAGTATGCTCTCAGTTCtctatttttcaaagaagaTTAGGATTTCACATTAAGCCAAGTAAATTGCACATGTTTTGCCACATAATGCaaaaggaggattttttttttttgcagtagaTATAGAGAAGTAGTAGTGAGAAGTAGACTTATTCGCCAcaaatatttcctaaaatgataaatgttatTAGGTTAAATAGCTTGTGATACCTGCTAAGTTATTAAATCACACTTTAACAAATTTTTAGacaaaattttcagaaaaacagacataGACTAAATGTTCTTGGTGAATATTGTTGTCCAGACTAAAGGAGAGTGTGAGTTTTAATTTCTACTGCTTTAATCATATTATATCGTTTTATATCTATTTTCTTCAagcctttttaaaatgactttacaGAGAGCTCATCGCAGAACAAGAAGGAGGCTTAGGTGGACCAGATTTAATTAGTAGAAGCATTCATCGGGTGGGATAATATCAACCTCCACTAAACCAAGGTCAAGTCTGCTGTATGGTGAATTCCTTCCACTATACTCACCATTACTGAAGCTGTCTTGTGATGACACAAGAGGAGATGTTgacaaaaactgcttttcacATGAACATTTTGCAACCAAAGTGATCAAGTGAATGTTATGGGATAATTAGACATTTTCTGTAAAGAGGGGCTACAGGCTCTGAAAGCATTATAAGTAAACTGCAAAAATCAAAGATTATTTCTTAGATCAACTACCGAAGAGAAGCCAAACAGGTTTCTCTTTGGTGTACCTGAAAGTACCCTGGTGGTTGCATTTTGGAGGAACTGTAGTGTGTTTATTGATTTGCTTTTGACCTAACAAAATGGTACTGCACTGAATCTATCTAATagcaaagaaaagatgaaataacCTGTATGTTTTATGTTGCAAAAGCATAGTCAtcatctttgaaaagttttttctcTCCTGAATATGTAGAGAAAACAAATCCTGAGTTTTTAAGTGCAATATTgatactttttcatttttttcttcccttttaacAGATTTGCTGTACATTTGAGTTGTGCAGGATGAATATAGTCCTACATGTGgaaactttttgaaatgatttcagGTGCTGTTTGTTATTTTACTCACAAACACACCAGTATACTAACTGTGGCTTTTGAGAGGAATCGTTTTTTTCATGAGTCATTATAGTCAACTGTCAAGAGAATTACTCTACTATGAAATGATAATGGAGGTAGAGAAGGGGCGACCTGACATGGACCCATCCATGCCTATACTCATAGTTTGTGTAGTTTATCAGGGCTGGGTTTTGTGTTGAAGGCTGCAACAACCGTGGTTCAGTGAGCACTTACCTCAAACAACAGCACAAAAGTTACTCTGTTAGAAAActccttttgtcttttgttttccttcttgatTTCtagtcattatttattatttcttaatcTCTTTAATCCCATAAAAGGATGAAAGCAACTCAAAGtaagatttaataataataataatatgaatgTTTAGGTGCTTCAGTCATTCAGTTTTgtagaagctaaatgtttaaaatagtCTTCATGCTCCCAGTGATGTGACACACAGAAAGCAAGTGACAGACCTGAATGGTCGGCAGTGATTTTGTTTGTAACCTCTCTATCTCTGTCAACTAGCTGGACAATTTGGCTATTCTAATTTGTtatcagtcagttttttttttccaagagtgacaggacaaaaatacacaaaatatctCCTCAAGCAGCTCTACTGTTTTCCATCACTACATTTCAGTCACCTAGAATTATCAGTAAAGTGAGGGCACCGTTAATAGCGGCAACAAAAGAGGAGGTAATCTCCACTCGCAGCAGTGCTTTACTCAGCCGTCACGGCTTATTCCTGCGAGGCAAATTGCTTTAGTCTGctgagttttgtttatttttttttgcgccattaaattattttcttgctttcctCAGCATGAACCTCACAGAGCAGAGGAGTCAGCCGACGCACCAGCAGGATGCCAACAGCCACCCAAATATAGTGTCTATAGGGTCTATCCATCTCTGCTTTATGCTGCCTCTGTGGCAGATGGGCTCATAAAAACAGCTCTGCCAAAGTCCCCAAATCACTAATGATCGATATTTCGAAACAATAAGATCCTCTATGTTCGCATGCCAAGACACTACAATTGGCCTCAGAAAATAGTAGTTTGACAGACAGACTTTTCAGTGACACAAGAGACTGAATACAAGCACTCTGCTGTACATGGTCCTGCGTATGCGCATGGAAACACATGGATGGGAGTCATCTGGCCTTCTTAAACCTCAATCTTGAATCACACACTGCTTACACTTacataaacacagacagagagacggattgagagagaaaacaggCAACCACATGAAACGCAACATGATGACTAATGTCTATATGGGCAGCGAGCgctcttttgtcttttatgtcAATAAACTCCAATTATCACCCAGACTGATTCAGTAGGACTGAATCTTAGACAAACAAAGCAGATGTCtcctctctctcattttctgtaattgcATTCAATCTCTTCAACACATCATCTTCATCTGGCAAATCACAACTTTCTTCTGCCAGTGCTTAAAATGCCCCCGATGGCAGAACTCAGATGCTGCACAATTAGTCACTTGATTATCTCACAACACGCCAAATGCTTAGACTATTTTTTAGAGAGGGCTAAAAGGAGAGGCGCTTATTGTTTCCCACAGTCTAATGTATAAATACGGGCTTGCTGTTTTACAGCGGGTGAGACAACAGAGCTGTTTGATACCCTCCAAGATGCTATAATTGAAAGCACTGCAAAGCGATGACCGTAAACCATCGGTTTGGAAGGCCATTAAAGCGCTTTCGATCATAAACCTCTTGGGATCCTTCAAAGTTGTGGAAACAAGTAATAAACTTTGTGACAGAAGTCTGTGAAGGATGTTTGTGGAAACAACAGCGATTCTAGTGTTACTGGCGCCCTGGGCAAGCCCATCCATCTGCCATCCCACACACCCttcaaacacgcacacacacacacacgcatacacacacacacacacacacgctccgCCCCATAAagcctattaaaaaaaaaaaaaaaaaaaagaaagaaagaaaaattctttCTGTCGTGTAACTAATCAGAAGCATTAAGAATCAACACAATTCAGacagaaatgttgcaaaaaagattttaatatttctacgGTTAAGTGAAGGAAATCTGAATCTCTCAGCAAACACTTAATTACTTACTTAATTAGCAtataatttctttctctgatgCACCACATTTCCTcagctaaatttaaaatatcttatCATTGCAGGACAACTATAGAAATAAAGCTCACTCTGCATAAGCAGGAGGGATCGTATGTGTAATCAATCTTTAGAACTACAGTATCTTTGCttagatgctgtttgttcttaGCATCTAAGCAAAGCTGCTGAAAATCATCGATCCTTTTTAGCCTTGCTTGATCTGACTTTCAAATGTGACTGATTCAGTGGAGTTTGCGTTCGGGATCAGTGAAGAAGTTCTGTAAAGTGAAAGGTGGGTCTCCTCCGGGTGAGTAGAGTGTGTGGAGGTCCTCGGTTCAGTTGCCGCATGATGGAGCAAAACATTCTCCAAAAAGCCTGAGATCTAAGGGGGGTGGAAAAGAAGCAAATGACTGAAGAAGAAAGAGTGGGGAAAGAAGGAGATGTTGAGCAGCAAAAGGGTGGAACAGAGGATATCAGACCAGCGAAACAAACAGATGGGAAATGACAGAAGTAGCACTACATATAGAACGTAGCCTCTGATCCCACCAGAAGTATGCATGTATGTTTCGCCTGAGCCGAAGAGACACGTGAAACGTGACAAGAACTAGAATGAAAGCAGACCGAAACAAACAGCAGGTGACAGatagatgaaaaaaatgtcatatgcaaggagaaataaaaaaacacacaaaggaactaaagtggaaaaaagaaaacaaagaagtagGATAAGTTTGAAAAAGTAGAACAAAATTGACAACAACCAAACGGGGACGAAAAGGGAACAAGTGATCCAGAAGATGAATGTCGGCCAAAAGAACTGCAGCAAGCCCATAAAAGGGAAACTATGTTGCAGATACATAAAGAACCGAGAGGAAATTTAGCTGTATTTACGAGCCGAGTTGCTGCGACTGTGAACATAACTTTCTTTGTAATTCCCTCCTGGTTTCTTTCAGTTATTTCTCTTACAGAGAAGGaaaatttgagtaaaaatctGCAGTTCAGGAAATGGCATGGAACAGCATCTCCTATCTGCCGATCGCAGCTGCCAATATGGCTGATGCATTTCATAAGAGGATGAATTATTGGAACATGGTGGTCAATTATGGCTGATGCTGACTTTAGTGGCTCAGATTTTATTAGCTGTGCTCTGATTACAGTGGATTCATTTTAACACTCAAACAACATGTGGGACTGCCTGTGACACAGAGTACATAGTAAAGTTAAAAtgacattatattatattaatgtCTACACTAAATAATTTCGCtcatattcaaaatatttttgttttgttaatgtaaaaattatGCTATAGTctcaaaagaaatgtgcaaatttgtcacaataaaacttCAAACCAAATGAGATAGTTTCCTGAACTCtgagcatttattaaaaatagaagttcaaataaaaccatTCCCCATCTGTCTGCAACTGATAAAAGTAGTTATCCTCATTTTAAAAGgttatattttcacatattatttAAAGCGGATTTCCAGATACTGAGCAGCTCTGTCCCTACTTTGCTTTAGACATTTTATGAAACAACGtatgaaaagtaaacaaaacacatttgtcaACTGAAAGTTTGAATCTACAATTTGGGCAATTTAGAAACCCTGcacttcagttcagtttgtctacatagcaccaattcacaacaaatcaTGTctaggcactttacaaaaataggAGAAAGAAAGACACTCAATTGAGTCATGCATGCATTCTAATTGATCCTTGTTATCAAGCAAAAAagtcaagttcagttcattattcacattagtttaaaaagtttctatttaCCGAAACCCAGTAGATTGTTTCAAGTCATTGACTTGGAGCGTTCATTCCTCCTAGTATCATTTGAATTGTGTTATTGACTTTGCAGCAGTCCCTCATACTGAAcatgcatgtggcgacagtAGAGAGGAAAGACTGGTCTTTAACAGAACCATGGTGGCTCAGTATGAGCAGAAAGTTAATAGCAGTAGAGGAACAACTGCAGGAGGGCAGCATTATCTCAGGTGATGCTCCCGCCAGGAACGTATCacagccaaaacaaaatcaagacaACAAATCGGAATAACGATTAAGGATTAAAATACGGCAAAATCCTAAATGCAATGTAACTATTCTGAGCTTAAAAATTGAgggaaagaaatgaaagattCCTGCCAAACACATGCAGAAAACGCTTCCACACTTATTGACACCCTTCAAAGAGATTGTaaataaacttcaaataaattaatcagcAGCACATTCTTGCAccaaaaaatgcagaaaaaaaataaaaaatcaacttaTATCTAAACGCATTTCACTGcagtaaagaaagaaatgttacCTCCATATatgaaaaaagcattttcactcAAACTACACTTCGGTTGATCAGATTATGTACGGACATTTCATCAGTAAttcattacttcctgtttttccgggttgtaaatataaacacagaagCTCGTTTCTTTTAGCCacctttcaaaatgttaaaaagatcattttattttttaagatcaTGATAGATGTGTGATCTTCAAAAGtcaggaaatgactgaaaagaaaatagttttccaT harbors:
- the LOC122836633 gene encoding small integral membrane protein 32-like, translated to MLRQILLNSTDSPDFDLVLMAQSTTQAPSSLNASNTGSVSVAALLRPTTGRGGGGGGLREGELHKPDLITYIVMCLLLFLLVLLIVFFINCQLRNSFFASMPYDRSMREARTSYK